One Thermoplasmatales archaeon genomic window carries:
- a CDS encoding DUF429 domain-containing protein has translation MEKKIVGLDLAALPKNESGVCILKEKPEFFIFYEDEEILSFFKNFEPDIVAIDAPLMEEIRIRKADLLLKKYGAMPPTMQGMKILTKRANKLVKKLNCRVIEVFPTATAKIIGIYDKNWRSMAEKLGINIKSKHELDAYLAAYTAHLYLIGEAEEVGDEEKVVIPKKNKKV, from the coding sequence ATGGAGAAAAAGATAGTTGGGCTGGATCTGGCGGCGCTTCCAAAAAATGAGAGTGGTGTTTGTATATTAAAGGAGAAACCTGAATTTTTTATTTTTTATGAGGATGAGGAAATATTATCTTTTTTTAAAAATTTTGAACCAGATATTGTAGCGATTGATGCCCCCCTCATGGAAGAAATTAGGATAAGGAAAGCTGATTTATTGCTTAAAAAATATGGGGCGATGCCTCCCACAATGCAAGGAATGAAAATTTTAACCAAGAGGGCAAATAAACTTGTTAAAAAATTGAATTGCAGGGTTATAGAAGTTTTTCCAACAGCAACAGCAAAAATAATCGGGATTTATGATAAAAACTGGAGAAGCATGGCTGAGAAATTGGGGATAAATATAAAAAGTAAGCATGAATTGGATGCATATCTTGCAGCATATACTGCCCATCTCTACCTAATAGGCGAAGCGGAGGAAGTGGGGGATGAGGAAAAGGTAGTTATTCCTAAAAAAAATAAAAAAGTTTAA